One genomic region from Halococcus qingdaonensis encodes:
- a CDS encoding DUF5803 family protein, translating to MNRKRALAGVLLVALLVLAGCSSVLGPDSVDEQALAANESYDWSSNANASINVTGGEYEAVYKIDNRTQFPVHSRDGLGREGPLSISSLRFQYPNGTVVGPSSPALNATNQQERTLISLPARNGKLAFTASAQGKRVSTQTFVSGTYEVTIPQGMRVTYEPLARVSPGDYRTTRTDTGRVQISWPDVQSNAVIVRYYLARDLYIFAAGAAVLVVVALAGALYYLRQIRDLERRREQAGPDVDTGENDGPDL from the coding sequence ATGAACCGCAAGCGAGCGCTCGCCGGCGTCCTGCTGGTCGCCCTCCTCGTTCTCGCGGGTTGCTCGTCGGTTCTCGGTCCGGACTCCGTCGACGAGCAGGCGCTCGCGGCAAACGAAAGCTACGACTGGAGCAGTAACGCGAACGCCTCGATCAATGTCACCGGCGGCGAGTACGAGGCCGTCTACAAGATCGACAACCGCACGCAGTTCCCCGTTCACAGTCGCGACGGACTCGGCCGCGAGGGGCCGCTCTCGATCTCGTCGCTCAGGTTCCAGTATCCGAACGGGACGGTCGTCGGTCCGTCGTCGCCGGCGCTGAACGCGACCAATCAGCAGGAGCGGACGCTGATTTCGCTGCCCGCGCGCAACGGCAAGCTCGCCTTCACTGCGTCGGCACAGGGCAAGCGGGTCTCGACGCAGACGTTCGTCTCGGGCACCTACGAGGTGACGATCCCCCAGGGGATGCGCGTTACCTACGAACCGCTCGCGCGGGTCTCGCCCGGCGATTACCGGACGACGCGCACCGACACCGGGCGGGTGCAGATCAGCTGGCCGGACGTCCAGAGCAACGCGGTGATCGTCCGCTACTACCTCGCGCGTGATCTCTACATCTTCGCCGCGGGGGCGGCCGTGCTCGTCGTGGTCGCGCTCGCCGGCGCGCTCTACTACCTCCGCCAGATCCGCGATCTGGAGCGCCGGCGCGAGCAGGCCGGCCCGGACGTCGACACCGGCGAGAACGACGGTCCCGATCTCTGA
- a CDS encoding RNB domain-containing ribonuclease, with product MSDNAAAGTVEAQGPVEIDDELARHLENKREELLEKFGIHDEFPDAVLDEAAERTDDIAGDIETELDVREDLRELTTWTTDPVDARDFDDALSIEKRDDEYVLWVHIADVTHYVDPDSEMWAEAVRRANTVYLPDYTIHMLPAALAETVCSLVPDEDRLAHTVEMHLDRETLTYDEIDIYKSVIRSDERLTYTQAEERLDDPDSDLHEESSLVFELADRMHEQRKADGSLVLNPRRDRAHTIIEECMLKANKAVTHELMWNRGVEAMYRVHPQPSPEQWDEALQEIQELDGVSIPGEAWGDDPRIAVNATLEDAPERQLGKIQFAVMKVMPRARYMNDPFGGHHALNFDIYGHFTSPIRRLSDLVNHWIVHENDVPEDLLGLCDHASDQQQAAEKCEREYKQFLEEVGLDADAVNNRGIEVVDDE from the coding sequence ATGAGCGACAACGCAGCCGCTGGGACCGTCGAGGCACAGGGGCCCGTCGAGATCGACGACGAACTCGCCCGCCATCTCGAAAACAAGCGCGAGGAGCTACTGGAGAAGTTCGGCATCCACGACGAGTTCCCCGACGCGGTGCTCGACGAGGCCGCCGAGCGCACCGACGACATCGCCGGAGATATCGAGACCGAACTCGACGTGCGCGAGGACCTCCGGGAGCTGACGACGTGGACGACCGATCCGGTCGACGCGCGCGATTTCGACGACGCGCTGAGCATCGAGAAACGCGACGACGAGTACGTGCTCTGGGTCCACATCGCCGACGTCACCCATTACGTCGATCCCGACAGCGAGATGTGGGCCGAAGCGGTCCGGCGCGCGAACACAGTGTACCTGCCCGACTACACCATCCACATGCTGCCCGCGGCGCTCGCCGAGACGGTCTGCTCGCTCGTTCCCGACGAGGACCGACTCGCCCACACCGTCGAGATGCATCTGGACCGCGAGACGCTCACGTACGACGAAATCGACATCTACAAATCGGTGATCCGCAGCGACGAGCGCCTGACCTACACGCAGGCCGAGGAGCGCCTCGACGACCCCGACAGCGATCTCCACGAGGAGAGCAGTCTGGTGTTCGAGCTCGCCGATCGCATGCACGAACAGCGCAAGGCCGACGGCTCCTTAGTGCTGAATCCGCGCCGCGACCGCGCGCACACCATCATCGAGGAGTGCATGCTGAAGGCGAACAAAGCTGTGACGCACGAACTGATGTGGAACAGAGGTGTCGAGGCGATGTATCGAGTTCATCCTCAGCCCTCGCCCGAACAGTGGGACGAGGCGCTCCAGGAGATCCAGGAGCTCGACGGGGTGTCGATCCCCGGCGAGGCGTGGGGCGACGATCCCCGGATCGCGGTCAACGCCACCCTAGAGGACGCGCCCGAGCGCCAGCTCGGCAAGATCCAGTTCGCCGTGATGAAGGTGATGCCCCGTGCGCGCTACATGAACGACCCGTTCGGCGGCCATCACGCGCTCAACTTCGACATCTACGGCCACTTCACGAGTCCGATCCGTCGGCTCTCCGACCTGGTGAACCACTGGATCGTCCACGAGAACGACGTGCCCGAGGACCTTCTCGGACTCTGTGATCACGCTTCGGACCAACAACAGGCCGCCGAGAAATGCGAGCGCGAATACAAGCAGTTCCTGGAGGAAGTCGGCCTGGATGCGGATGCGGTGAACAACCGGGGTATCGAGGTCGTCGACGACGAATAG
- a CDS encoding acetamidase/formamidase family protein, with translation MAQREIQEELTVDQYTLGLVGPDQEWAGTVADGGTVRTHTPPACWGPMITPDFRGGHEVTRPIAVENAEVGDAIALTIEDIEVTSVATSTGSMRERDEAFGDDPFVDHRCPECGTEWPESIVEGTGEEAIKCAECGANASSFGFEFGYTVAFDEDRSVGLTMDDAAAEELAENAREAMALPDNSRQHPILLYKPSGMAGTLGHLRPFIGNVGTTPPVELPDSHNAGDFGQFLIGADHDWGLPDEEALAERTDGHMDVNAVREGAVLICPVKVDGGGIYVGDLHANQGDGELSLHTTDVSGHTELGVEVIKGLDIDGPLLLPNEEDLPHIAAPYTEIERETGRALADEHGVEMTEEMGPIQVIGSGETINAATENAFDRAGDLLDMSEGEIRGRCTFTGGVEIGRLPGVVQLTMLAPMDRLDERGIGELVRKQYSL, from the coding sequence ATGGCACAACGCGAGATTCAGGAAGAACTCACCGTCGACCAGTACACGCTCGGGTTGGTCGGACCCGATCAGGAGTGGGCCGGCACCGTCGCCGACGGTGGCACTGTTCGCACTCACACGCCGCCAGCGTGCTGGGGACCAATGATCACGCCCGACTTCAGGGGTGGCCACGAGGTGACACGACCGATCGCCGTCGAGAACGCCGAGGTGGGCGACGCGATCGCGCTCACGATCGAGGACATCGAAGTGACGAGCGTCGCGACGAGCACCGGTAGCATGCGAGAGCGCGACGAGGCCTTCGGCGACGATCCGTTCGTCGATCACCGGTGTCCCGAATGCGGCACCGAGTGGCCCGAGAGCATCGTCGAGGGCACGGGTGAGGAGGCCATCAAGTGCGCCGAGTGCGGTGCGAACGCCTCGTCCTTTGGCTTCGAGTTCGGCTACACCGTGGCCTTCGACGAGGACAGATCTGTGGGACTGACGATGGACGACGCGGCGGCCGAAGAGCTCGCCGAGAACGCCCGCGAGGCGATGGCTCTCCCGGACAACTCTCGCCAGCATCCCATCCTTCTCTACAAGCCCTCCGGAATGGCCGGCACACTCGGTCATCTTCGACCCTTCATCGGCAACGTCGGCACCACACCCCCGGTCGAACTGCCGGACTCGCACAACGCCGGCGACTTCGGGCAGTTCCTCATCGGAGCTGACCACGACTGGGGACTCCCCGATGAGGAGGCCCTCGCCGAGCGCACCGACGGCCACATGGACGTCAACGCTGTCCGTGAGGGCGCGGTGCTCATTTGTCCGGTAAAGGTCGACGGGGGCGGGATCTACGTCGGCGACCTCCACGCCAACCAGGGCGACGGCGAACTGTCGCTGCACACCACCGACGTGAGCGGGCACACCGAACTCGGCGTCGAGGTCATCAAAGGGCTCGACATCGATGGCCCGCTCTTGCTCCCGAACGAGGAGGATCTGCCACACATCGCAGCGCCCTACACCGAAATCGAGCGCGAGACCGGGCGCGCGCTCGCCGACGAGCACGGCGTCGAGATGACCGAGGAGATGGGTCCGATCCAGGTCATCGGCAGCGGCGAGACGATCAACGCCGCGACCGAGAACGCCTTCGACCGCGCGGGCGACCTGCTCGACATGTCCGAGGGCGAAATTCGGGGTCGATGCACCTTCACCGGTGGCGTCGAGATCGGTCGCCTGCCTGGCGTCGTCCAGTTGACGATGCTCGCGCCGATGGACCGTCTCGACGAGCGCGGCATCGGGGAACTCGTGAGGAAGCAGTACAGCCTCTGA
- a CDS encoding 30S ribosomal protein S15 — protein MARMHTRRRGSSDSDKPVADDPPEWSDVDADAVENRVVELAEQGHSPSEIGLKLRDEGVQGTPVPNVQLATDKKVTEILDEHDAASELPEDFRNLLERAVRLREHMTTNPNDAQNKRALQNTEAKVRRLADYYRGDELDADFEYTYQNAQELL, from the coding sequence ATGGCACGAATGCATACACGACGCCGCGGCTCGTCCGATTCGGACAAGCCCGTGGCGGACGATCCACCGGAGTGGAGCGACGTCGACGCCGACGCGGTCGAGAACCGCGTCGTCGAGTTGGCCGAACAGGGCCACAGCCCGAGCGAGATCGGTCTCAAGCTCCGCGACGAGGGCGTTCAGGGCACCCCGGTGCCGAACGTCCAGCTGGCGACCGACAAGAAGGTCACCGAGATCCTCGACGAGCACGACGCGGCGTCGGAGCTGCCCGAGGACTTCCGAAACCTGCTCGAACGGGCCGTCAGACTGCGCGAGCACATGACCACGAACCCGAACGACGCCCAGAACAAGCGCGCGCTCCAGAACACGGAGGCGAAGGTCCGCCGGCTCGCCGACTACTACCGCGGCGACGAGCTCGACGCGGACTTCGAGTACACCTACCAGAACGCACAGGAACTCCTGTAG
- a CDS encoding exonuclease RecJ, which yields MAIAGRPEDSPAADSAADALREAAFVRLLASDDADSLAAAGLLGRALAERDVPFQARVTGRDTAATDDATTVHIGIEGGDLTLSRKPSASETAVGIARDLGGDPDPALALAGSFPTGFEEGSTLADAREHDLVEQRPGVTMPVDDLVDGLAHTTLVRAPFSGDEEAAAAALDGRDDPREIASLLALLVASADNATPRAAESVARALRPYTITGNDERMIDERPATVGGYADVLRACARERPGVGLALALGHDVWDAALAAWRTHGERAHAALDGATTERHRGLFVARVDDAPLATVARLLCDFRSPEPVALAVSETRAAAAASDEVNIGERMDAAAAAAGGDGDGSARRGRARFEDADTFVTAFREASA from the coding sequence ATGGCGATCGCCGGTCGCCCCGAAGATTCGCCCGCGGCCGACAGCGCCGCCGACGCGCTTCGCGAGGCCGCGTTCGTCCGACTGCTCGCGAGCGACGACGCCGACTCGCTCGCGGCGGCCGGACTGCTCGGGCGCGCGCTCGCCGAGCGGGACGTCCCGTTCCAGGCGCGCGTCACCGGGCGAGACACAGCGGCGACCGACGACGCGACGACCGTCCACATCGGTATCGAGGGCGGCGACCTCACTCTCTCCAGGAAGCCGTCGGCCAGCGAGACGGCCGTCGGGATCGCCCGCGACCTCGGTGGCGATCCCGATCCGGCTCTTGCACTTGCCGGCTCCTTTCCGACCGGGTTCGAGGAGGGGAGTACCCTCGCGGACGCCCGCGAGCACGATCTCGTCGAGCAGCGGCCGGGCGTCACGATGCCGGTCGACGATCTCGTCGACGGGCTGGCGCACACGACGCTCGTCCGTGCTCCATTCTCGGGGGACGAAGAGGCGGCCGCGGCGGCGCTCGACGGGCGGGACGACCCCCGGGAGATCGCCTCGCTGCTCGCGCTCTTGGTGGCATCCGCGGACAATGCGACGCCGCGGGCCGCCGAGTCGGTGGCGCGTGCGCTCAGACCGTACACCATCACTGGGAACGACGAGCGCATGATCGACGAGCGGCCGGCGACCGTCGGCGGCTACGCCGACGTGCTCCGCGCGTGTGCCCGCGAGCGACCGGGCGTCGGCCTCGCGCTGGCGCTCGGCCACGACGTGTGGGACGCAGCGCTCGCGGCCTGGCGCACACACGGAGAGCGGGCACACGCGGCGCTCGATGGTGCGACGACCGAACGCCATCGGGGCCTGTTCGTCGCTCGCGTCGACGACGCGCCGCTCGCAACGGTCGCCCGCCTTCTGTGTGACTTCCGCTCGCCGGAGCCGGTCGCGCTCGCCGTCTCGGAGACGCGCGCGGCGGCCGCAGCGAGCGACGAGGTGAACATCGGCGAACGGATGGACGCGGCGGCAGCGGCCGCGGGCGGTGACGGCGACGGGAGCGCCCGGCGCGGTCGCGCACGCTTCGAGGACGCCGACACGTTCGTCACGGCGTTCCGGGAGGCGTCCGCGTGA
- a CDS encoding KEOPS complex subunit Pcc1, giving the protein MKRARLRTDSAAAGIVAAALEPDNTAEMETTVAGDTIETALERERVGGLRSTVDDYVVNLTVAERIVRIANEHDEADDDRTDNDTA; this is encoded by the coding sequence GTGAAGCGTGCACGACTCCGGACGGACTCCGCGGCCGCGGGGATCGTCGCGGCGGCGCTCGAACCGGACAACACGGCGGAGATGGAGACCACGGTCGCGGGCGACACCATCGAGACGGCGCTCGAACGCGAGCGGGTCGGTGGGTTGCGCTCGACGGTGGACGACTACGTCGTCAACCTCACGGTGGCCGAACGAATCGTACGGATCGCGAACGAACACGACGAAGCGGACGACGACAGAACGGACAACGACACAGCATGA
- a CDS encoding 30S ribosomal protein S3ae, with amino-acid sequence MSERSVSRQQQTKRWYTVFAPESFDRAELGETPADEPNAVLDRTIETTLGELTDDAGANNVKLTFRITDVGSDAAYTEFEKHELTRDYLGSLVRRGASKVEAYLTVRTSDDYRVRIQPVAFTTKKADDSQEKAIRKEMTELVEEAASERTFEELTDSVTQGRLSSAIYGEARTIYPLRRVEIGKLALDAHPDEVAEEEATAVDVDESDVEV; translated from the coding sequence ATGAGCGAACGTTCAGTATCACGACAGCAGCAGACCAAGCGGTGGTACACCGTCTTCGCGCCCGAGTCCTTCGACCGGGCCGAACTCGGTGAGACTCCCGCCGACGAACCGAACGCGGTGCTCGACCGCACCATCGAAACGACCCTCGGCGAGCTGACCGACGACGCCGGTGCGAACAACGTCAAGCTCACCTTCCGCATCACCGACGTCGGCAGCGATGCCGCCTACACCGAGTTCGAGAAACACGAGCTCACGCGCGATTACCTCGGCAGTCTGGTGCGCCGCGGTGCCTCGAAGGTCGAGGCCTACCTCACCGTGCGCACGAGCGACGACTATCGCGTGCGCATCCAACCTGTGGCCTTCACCACCAAGAAGGCCGACGACAGCCAGGAGAAGGCGATCCGCAAGGAGATGACCGAGCTCGTCGAGGAGGCCGCGAGCGAGCGTACCTTCGAGGAGCTCACCGACAGCGTCACGCAGGGGCGACTGTCGAGCGCCATCTACGGCGAGGCGCGGACGATCTACCCGCTGCGCCGCGTCGAGATCGGCAAGCTCGCGCTCGATGCCCACCCCGACGAGGTCGCCGAAGAGGAAGCGACCGCCGTCGACGTCGACGAGAGCGACGTCGAGGTCTGA
- a CDS encoding cupredoxin domain-containing protein — MNRRAFLTASVGVAVGLTGCIGSSREQPDYDIGMSSSDFLPEDDFEPRVGEPVVWYNTGSRTHTVTAYQSRIPDAATFFASGGFDGEGAAREAWNTGGGGGIASGETYKHTFEVAGTYNYFCIPHEPTGMVGKFTVVE, encoded by the coding sequence ATGAACCGCCGCGCGTTTCTCACCGCGTCCGTGGGCGTTGCCGTCGGTCTCACCGGCTGTATCGGCTCCTCACGCGAGCAGCCCGACTACGACATCGGGATGAGTTCGAGCGACTTCCTCCCCGAAGACGACTTCGAGCCACGCGTCGGCGAGCCGGTCGTCTGGTACAACACGGGCTCGCGGACTCACACCGTGACTGCCTACCAGTCACGCATCCCCGACGCGGCGACGTTCTTCGCTTCCGGCGGGTTCGATGGCGAGGGGGCTGCCCGCGAAGCGTGGAACACGGGCGGTGGCGGCGGTATCGCGAGCGGTGAAACGTACAAACACACCTTCGAGGTGGCCGGGACGTACAACTACTTCTGCATCCCACACGAACCGACGGGAATGGTCGGAAAATTTACCGTCGTCGAGTAG
- a CDS encoding protein sorting system archaetidylserine synthase (This PssA-like phosphatidyltransferase, along with a PssD-like decarboxylase, is required in Haloarchaea for the archaeosortase ArtA to replace the PGF-CTERM sorting signal with a C-terminal lipid anchor.), giving the protein MATRPRFVAALSLADGVTAANAALGFLAAALAPFSPPLAARLVLLAAVADGLDGVLATHVGSTPVGEFLDSLADVASFCVAPALLVFSTIRLERGAMLPEGSGWLALAVAALFVVSGVVRLGLYTAYDVERGRTEGVQTTLAATVLAAGLLARIATPVVLVGTTAIFAGLMVAPIGYPDLHVRDALVMGVVQAGAIVAPTVLSRVFPRLLLVCALAYLVLGPRFYPIGGEGKRT; this is encoded by the coding sequence ATGGCTACTCGGCCGCGGTTCGTCGCCGCCCTCAGCCTCGCCGACGGCGTCACGGCGGCGAACGCTGCCCTCGGTTTTCTCGCGGCCGCGCTGGCACCGTTCTCGCCCCCGCTGGCCGCTCGACTCGTCCTCCTGGCGGCGGTCGCCGACGGGCTCGACGGCGTACTCGCGACGCACGTCGGCAGCACACCCGTCGGCGAGTTTCTAGATTCGCTGGCCGACGTGGCCTCGTTCTGTGTCGCACCCGCGCTGCTGGTCTTCTCGACGATACGCCTCGAACGGGGAGCGATGCTGCCGGAGGGGTCGGGATGGCTGGCACTTGCCGTCGCGGCGCTGTTCGTCGTCAGCGGTGTCGTCAGGCTCGGGCTCTACACGGCCTACGACGTCGAGCGCGGGCGGACCGAGGGCGTCCAGACGACGCTCGCGGCGACGGTGTTGGCGGCGGGCTTGCTCGCCAGGATCGCGACGCCGGTGGTCCTCGTCGGCACGACGGCGATCTTCGCCGGGCTGATGGTCGCACCGATCGGCTATCCCGATCTCCACGTGCGCGACGCGCTCGTTATGGGCGTCGTGCAGGCGGGCGCGATCGTTGCGCCGACCGTTCTCTCTCGGGTCTTTCCGCGCCTCCTCCTCGTCTGCGCGCTCGCGTATCTCGTGCTCGGGCCGCGATTCTACCCGATTGGCGGCGAAGGGAAACGCACTTAG
- a CDS encoding HEAT repeat domain-containing protein, with amino-acid sequence MSDGDEPADDGEQPAGEDGELEARTPEALDERLDEIEAELDEAETEADLDSVENDLDEVEEEIEAADLPEPDEDEEDADDPREELESRVTELRDALKEQRGPYAEDAVEEIESAKSTLTETRWTEQGADEIADAVHSFLDAVGETLDEEFTAANDEPEQLAAALDDVIGTIESRELDPDDDAETVAELIEAADELTTGLDDAEEWDDLSVREKLTVEGFYDVLTPETRKDFPPEWNAIKIYEEQDDPDPILRGLDMFGSEFMEEHCIESLKRMGAPEAYDVMEERAQKRNKPPIEVLGKIGDDRALDTLHEYIEGESDPALQKVTIKAIGEIGSTESTQAVADRLVADNETVRSNAARALGLIGDTRAIAPLADVLSDDDSNSVRASAAWALNQIGTENALDAAREHADDRSFLVQSEAEKADHALADENGDAAETTA; translated from the coding sequence ATGAGCGACGGGGACGAGCCTGCGGACGACGGCGAGCAGCCGGCCGGCGAAGACGGCGAACTCGAGGCGCGGACGCCCGAGGCGCTCGACGAGCGCCTCGACGAGATCGAAGCTGAACTCGACGAGGCCGAGACCGAAGCCGACCTCGATAGCGTCGAAAACGATCTCGACGAGGTCGAAGAAGAGATCGAAGCGGCGGATCTCCCCGAACCCGACGAGGACGAGGAGGACGCCGACGACCCACGCGAGGAGCTCGAATCCCGCGTGACTGAGCTACGCGACGCGCTCAAAGAGCAGCGCGGGCCCTACGCCGAGGACGCGGTCGAGGAGATCGAGAGCGCGAAATCGACGCTCACCGAGACGCGCTGGACCGAACAGGGCGCGGACGAGATCGCCGACGCGGTGCACTCCTTCCTCGATGCCGTCGGCGAGACGCTCGACGAGGAGTTCACGGCCGCGAACGACGAACCCGAACAGCTTGCGGCGGCGCTCGACGACGTGATCGGGACGATCGAGAGCCGGGAGCTCGACCCCGACGACGATGCCGAAACCGTCGCCGAACTGATCGAGGCTGCCGACGAGCTCACGACAGGGCTCGACGACGCCGAGGAGTGGGACGACCTCTCGGTGCGGGAGAAGCTCACCGTCGAGGGGTTCTACGACGTGCTCACACCGGAAACCAGGAAGGACTTCCCGCCGGAGTGGAACGCCATCAAGATCTACGAGGAGCAGGACGATCCCGATCCCATCCTGCGCGGGCTCGACATGTTCGGTTCGGAGTTCATGGAAGAGCACTGTATCGAGTCGCTGAAGCGCATGGGCGCGCCCGAGGCCTACGATGTGATGGAAGAGCGCGCTCAGAAGCGCAACAAGCCGCCGATCGAGGTGCTCGGGAAGATCGGCGACGATCGCGCGCTCGACACCCTCCACGAGTACATCGAAGGCGAGAGCGATCCAGCACTCCAAAAGGTCACGATCAAGGCCATCGGTGAGATCGGTTCGACGGAATCGACACAGGCAGTCGCCGACCGTCTCGTGGCCGACAACGAGACCGTCCGCTCGAACGCGGCGCGCGCGCTCGGCCTCATCGGCGACACGCGCGCCATCGCGCCGCTCGCGGACGTGCTCTCCGACGATGACTCGAACTCAGTGCGCGCGAGCGCGGCATGGGCGCTCAACCAGATCGGCACCGAGAACGCGCTTGACGCCGCCCGCGAGCACGCCGACGATCGCTCGTTCCTCGTCCAGAGCGAGGCCGAGAAGGCCGATCACGCATTGGCCGACGAGAACGGTGACGCCGCCGAGACGACCGCCTGA
- a CDS encoding phospholipase D-like domain-containing protein, producing the protein MSVRAVVLALVLVVASLSGSVLAADDEPVAEPDGPHIETVYPNPLADGDAGEYVIVDVPDRSNLSGWTIGDDETTIALPNETVEGRVAVTNDPNATNLSATTVVANDSLSLANGGEELVLADGGHVVDETTYEDAPDAEVWNRTGDGWTWEHRGATEFKAVRSDASTARAFVLPDAPAVPIDVLDSAEERILLAGYTFGSERAARALERAAERGVEVRLLVDDAPVGGISERQGRILDELTRAGIPVDVIGGDWARYDYHHPKYAVVDDRALVMTENWKPSGIGGKSSRGWGAVVEGDVAERLAAVFHADADWRDTAPWSTFRANRTFEDDEVANESYPTTFEPANVSIESAQLLAAPDNAERALVERLDHADESIDVVQASIGSRQQPFLRAAIRAAERGVRVRILLGGAWYSEEDNSALAEWLNEKAATENLSLEAKVAKSGSRFEKIHAKGVIVDGEEVVVGSMNWNNNSARENREIALVLDGEAAGDYYGKVFEADWNGGEERSLDTGTETPLPVGVIAAVVGVAMLAVVVARRIEFE; encoded by the coding sequence GTGTCCGTTCGTGCCGTCGTGCTCGCACTGGTTCTCGTCGTCGCCTCGTTGAGCGGATCGGTGCTGGCGGCCGACGACGAACCCGTCGCGGAACCCGACGGCCCACATATCGAGACGGTCTATCCGAACCCGCTCGCCGATGGCGATGCGGGCGAGTACGTCATTGTCGACGTTCCCGATCGGTCGAACCTCTCGGGCTGGACGATCGGCGATGACGAGACGACGATCGCGCTGCCGAACGAGACCGTCGAGGGGCGCGTTGCGGTGACGAACGATCCGAACGCGACGAACCTCTCTGCGACGACGGTGGTAGCGAACGATTCGTTGAGTCTCGCCAACGGCGGCGAGGAACTCGTTCTCGCCGACGGTGGGCACGTCGTCGACGAAACGACCTACGAAGACGCACCCGACGCCGAGGTGTGGAACCGGACCGGTGACGGCTGGACGTGGGAACATCGCGGCGCGACGGAGTTCAAGGCGGTGCGATCCGATGCCTCGACGGCACGGGCGTTCGTCCTGCCCGACGCACCCGCGGTCCCGATCGACGTTCTCGATTCGGCGGAAGAACGCATCCTGCTCGCGGGCTACACCTTCGGCTCCGAGCGCGCCGCGCGTGCGCTCGAACGGGCCGCAGAGCGCGGCGTCGAAGTCCGGCTACTTGTCGACGACGCACCCGTGGGCGGTATCAGCGAGCGACAGGGCAGAATACTCGACGAGCTCACGCGGGCGGGCATCCCGGTCGACGTCATCGGTGGCGACTGGGCACGATACGACTATCACCACCCGAAATACGCCGTCGTCGACGATCGCGCGCTCGTCATGACTGAGAACTGGAAACCGTCGGGGATCGGCGGGAAGTCGAGCCGTGGCTGGGGCGCAGTCGTCGAGGGTGACGTCGCCGAGCGACTCGCCGCGGTGTTCCACGCGGACGCGGACTGGCGCGACACCGCCCCGTGGAGCACGTTCCGTGCGAACCGCACGTTCGAGGACGACGAGGTAGCCAACGAGAGCTACCCGACGACCTTCGAGCCGGCGAACGTGAGCATCGAGAGCGCCCAACTGCTCGCCGCGCCCGACAACGCCGAACGCGCGCTCGTCGAGCGACTCGACCACGCCGACGAGTCGATCGACGTCGTGCAGGCTTCGATCGGCAGTCGACAACAGCCGTTCCTTCGGGCGGCGATCCGCGCGGCCGAACGTGGCGTCAGGGTGCGGATCCTGCTCGGCGGCGCGTGGTACTCCGAGGAGGACAACAGCGCCCTCGCCGAGTGGTTGAACGAGAAAGCCGCCACGGAGAATCTCTCGCTCGAAGCGAAGGTCGCCAAATCGGGATCGCGCTTCGAGAAGATCCACGCCAAGGGCGTGATCGTCGACGGCGAGGAGGTCGTGGTCGGCAGCATGAACTGGAACAACAACTCGGCCCGGGAGAACCGTGAGATCGCCCTCGTACTCGACGGCGAGGCGGCCGGTGATTACTACGGGAAAGTGTTCGAAGCCGACTGGAACGGCGGCGAGGAACGCAGCCTCGATACCGGGACCGAGACGCCGCTTCCCGTGGGTGTGATCGCGGCGGTGGTCGGCGTCGCGATGCTCGCTGTCGTCGTCGCTCGCCGCATCGAGTTCGAGTAG